The nucleotide window ACCGTACGCCCCATCTCGGCCAAATGAATGCGGAATTCGACGGGAGTCTCTCCGGTATTCTCGTTCAAAATCCCCGCGAGCGCCGGATACGCGTCCTCGGGCACCTGGCCCATATCGAAGACCAATCGCCGCACGCGTTTCATGGAGTCTTCGAGTTTCAAGACCGAATCGGCGATGATCTTGGCCTGGTTGTTTTCAACCTCCAAGAAACCGCCCACCAAAACCGGCTTATCTTCTTTTAGGATCTGCTCATTCTTGGCGAAAAAATCCGGAAAGATGACCAGCTCGGCCGCCCCGGTCAGATCTTCAAGTTTCGCGAACGCCATCCGCGTTCCCTTTTTCGTGATGAGTTCCCGCATCTCGGAAATCAGTCCGGCGACCACGACGCGTTTTTTTCCCGCATCCCGATTGCGATGATCGTACTTCGGCGGATTGTCCTTGATCACCGCGCGCTCATGCTCGGCGAAGATCTCCGGGAGTTCGGCGACGGTTCCGGTCGTCCACAGGCGTGATAACTTTTCGAAACCCTTCAACGGGTGATCGCTCAGATAAAAACCCAAAACTTCTTTTTCGTAGGTCAAAGAGGCGGTCCGCGACCACAACTTCACGTCCTCGAGTTCGACCTTGCCGCTCTCTTCCTCGGACAGATCGAAAAGCGAAACCTGACCGATTTCGCGGTCCCGGCGCGATCCCTCGGCGCGGTCCAAGAACTTCTGATAACCCGCCAAAAGCTGCGCACGGTGGGCGCCGAAGTCATCCAGTGCGCCGGACTTGATCAGGCACTCGACCGACTTCTTGTTCATTTTTTTGCTGTCGACGGACTCGAAAAACTGCTCCAGCGATTCGAACTTCTGTCCCGGCAACTTCTGGCGAGCCTCGACGACTCCTTGGATCGCGCTTTCGCCGAGGCCTTTGATCGCCCCCAGACCGAAATAGATATCCTCGCCGCGGACGGCGAAAAGCAGATCCGAATGATTCACGTGCGGGGGGCGGACTTCCAGCCCGTGCTTCTGCGCATCCTTCACGTACTTGACGACCTTTTCGGTGTCGCCCATCTCCGTGGACAGCAGGGCCGCGTAGAACTCTGCCGGATAGTAGTGTTTCAAGTACGCGGTCTGGGCGGCGACGACGCAGTAAGCGGCCGCGTGCGATTTGTTGAAACCGTAATCCGCGAACTTGTACATGAGGTCGAAGAGCTCGTCGGATTTCTTCGGATCGAAGCCTTTTTCCGTCGCGCCTTTCAAGAAGCGCACGCGGTGCTGATCCATCTCTTCTTTGATCTTTTTCCCCATCGCGCGACGGAGCATATCCGCTTCACCGAGCGAGTAGCCCGCGATCCGCGAAGCGATCCCCATGACCTGCTCTTGGTAGACGATAATTCCGTAGGTCTCTTCCAAAGAGTCCTTCAGCTCGTCGAACAGGTATTCCACCGGCGATTCGCCGTTTTTCCGTTTCGCGTACTCGGGAATCATCGCCATCGGGCCCGGACGGTAAAGGGCGTTGATCGCGGTGATGTCGAAGAAGTTCGTCGGTTTGATCTTGCGGATGGCATCGGTGATGCCCTCACCTTCGAACTGGAAGATCCCCGCGGTATCGCCTTTCGCCATGAGCTCGTAAATCCCGGGATCGTTCAGCGAAATATCCTGGGTCGCGATCTCTTTACCTTTATTGTCTTTGATGAGCTTCAGCGCACGGTGGATGTGCGTGAGGGTCTTCAGTCCCAAGAAGTCGAACTTGATCAGTCCGATCTTCTCGGAGTGCTTCATGTCGTACTGAAGCACGCTTTCGCCGTTCGCCCCGCGACTGAGCGGCGCATGACTGACGAGCTCGCCGTCGGCGATGACGACGCCGGCGGCGTGGATTCCCGCGTGACGAACCATCCCTTCGACCCGGCGGGCGAGGTCGATCAGCGTCGCGACCTGCGGATTCAGATCCATCATCTCGTTCAGGCGCGGCTCCATCTGGAGCGCTTCTTCGATGGTGATATTGAGCTTATCGGGAACGAGTTTGGAGACCTGATCGGAATCCGCGAAGCTCATCCCCAGAACGCGGGCAACGTCGCGGATCGCCGCGCGCGTCTGCA belongs to Pseudobdellovibrionaceae bacterium and includes:
- the dnaE gene encoding DNA polymerase III subunit alpha, whose translation is MSFAHLHVHSEYSLLEASARVKAIAKKAAEYGMPACALTDNGNMYGAIEFYFACKDKNVKPILGLDAYLAPNNNRHQRGGDRNEIRRDPTRLVLLAKNHNGYRNLCRISTLGFTEGFYYKPRIDDELLTKYGEDLIILSGGSKGDIVQTFRDFGPDKARERVDFYQKTFGENFYLELNRTGLPDWKKTEDFLREIANDRGIPLVAANDVHYLNQDDQMSQEVLLCIGNNQSLQDESRVRLGSEQFYLKKPEQMRELFKDIPEACDNTLKIAELVDIKFKLKDDKGKPIYHLPSFPTEDGLTIAQTIEKQSFEGLELRIQEMVERGESFSDEDREAYVSRLKYELGVIDRMGFNGYFMIVSDFIKWAKGHDIPVGPGRGSGAGSLVAFVLSITDLNPMPYKLLFERFLNPERISMPDFDIDFCQDRRGEVIDYVTQKYGAPSVSQIITYGKLQTRAAIRDVARVLGMSFADSDQVSKLVPDKLNITIEEALQMEPRLNEMMDLNPQVATLIDLARRVEGMVRHAGIHAAGVVIADGELVSHAPLSRGANGESVLQYDMKHSEKIGLIKFDFLGLKTLTHIHRALKLIKDNKGKEIATQDISLNDPGIYELMAKGDTAGIFQFEGEGITDAIRKIKPTNFFDITAINALYRPGPMAMIPEYAKRKNGESPVEYLFDELKDSLEETYGIIVYQEQVMGIASRIAGYSLGEADMLRRAMGKKIKEEMDQHRVRFLKGATEKGFDPKKSDELFDLMYKFADYGFNKSHAAAYCVVAAQTAYLKHYYPAEFYAALLSTEMGDTEKVVKYVKDAQKHGLEVRPPHVNHSDLLFAVRGEDIYFGLGAIKGLGESAIQGVVEARQKLPGQKFESLEQFFESVDSKKMNKKSVECLIKSGALDDFGAHRAQLLAGYQKFLDRAEGSRRDREIGQVSLFDLSEEESGKVELEDVKLWSRTASLTYEKEVLGFYLSDHPLKGFEKLSRLWTTGTVAELPEIFAEHERAVIKDNPPKYDHRNRDAGKKRVVVAGLISEMRELITKKGTRMAFAKLEDLTGAAELVIFPDFFAKNEQILKEDKPVLVGGFLEVENNQAKIIADSVLKLEDSMKRVRRLVFDMGQVPEDAYPALAGILNENTGETPVEFRIHLAEMGRTVKLESESHRGVIVSPQLFEQIHTSIGRTDFIDLN